TCGTCATGTAAGCCATTCATGTGATGTCACCGATAATTGATAAAGCATATATTGAATACCTTTCTTATCCGATATATTCCTAAAAGCGCCAACAGATCCTGCAAATGGACTAAGTTCATTGGTGTCCAATCCCAGAAACAACAGGTGGAATTGCTTCTTGATGGTTGCACCATCACTCAGCATTCTTTCAAGGAAGTTAGTGTTATTAATAAAATCTGTGTCGGGATGATTTGACCTACCGCTATAAACATCAAGCGATGAACACTTAAACAAATTATTTTTGATGAAGCGCATGGTTGGACGAGGGCCAATAGAATGTCCGGCAATCACGCTGTGTTCACGATTGGCATACGTACGAAACTTGTCATCAATCATCGGGACAGTCTCGTTGATCACCACTAGATTGATAATGGCTCGGGAACTGGATTTGTAATCCGCAATATTTCCATGGTGTTTATAGGCATAGCTATTATCCTTCAGGATATTCATCAAAATAGATTTCCTTGCAGCAGAGAGGTTATCAAGAATCAGATTTGCATGCCTCAGGCGCGACCTACCGGTTTCATCTTCCAAACTTCCATGATACAAATACAAAACAGGGTAAAGTATTTTGATATTTTTTTGATTACCATGTGTTATGTGAACAAAACAACTCTTCCTGGGATTTGTAAGTTTAGAAAAATAAATATTTTCCCTCACAAGATTTTGTGACACCTCTTTTAATGCAAAAAGATCCTGATCCCTTGCAGGGATTTCAATACCAGTTCCCCAACGACAGCTACCATAGAAGAAAAGTTTTCCCGGGCCCTTAACCGTTACCCCATCTATATTTAGCTGGTAGGAATAAAAGGATTTATCCAATGGAAATGACGACTTTATCCACAGGCCATTATCATTTTTCACCTTATCACATTGCTCTCTACCCATTTTGAGCTGCAGTTTTTGCGCCTCCGGTACAGCAATGCCGGCACCCAACTGAACTTCTGCATTCTCCTGTGGGTATTGCTTCCCATGCCGGTTAGCAGCTGCGAGTTCAAAATTATCGGACCGCCCATATGAGACAATGTAACATAAGATAACCATAAAAAAGACAAGGAAGAATCTCGTCATAAGGATCCTTTTTAGTTGGATAATAAACGGGTGTTAATCCCTAAAAAGTAGGGGCGCTAATTCATGCAAGCTGCGTCTCCATGTCAGGAATTCGTGTGCTGTATTCTCCGAAACATAGGATACCGCATTATAACCCGCATCTTTTAGTGCAGTCACCGCATTCTTCACACCATCTGGCCTTTCCCTGCTTCCACAACTGATGAAAATGAGTTTAGGTTTTGTTTTACCCTTTAGTTCTTCGGGAGTATAAATTCCTCCACTCAACAATGCATAATAAGAAAATACATCAGGCTTATTCAGTGTGATGGCATGCGTTTCCATACCGCCCATTGAAAGACCGGCCATAGCGCGATGATCCTTATCAGCAATAGTCCGAAAATGAGTATCTACATATGGAATCAATTCATCAACCAATACTGTCTGAAAGGGTTCAATTTTAAAATCTTTCATGTGACCCCATCTTAATTCATTGGTCATTCCGTAGGTCATCACTATAATGAATGGTTTTGTTTTGCCATCGGCAATCAGGTTATCCATGATAAGATTGGCATGTCCCTGATTGCTCCATGCAGTTTCATCTTCACCCCAACCATGTTGCAGATACAGGACAGGGTATTTTTTTGATTTATTTTTTTCATACCCCGGTGGTGTGTACACGAAAGCACGACGCTGTGTGTTGGTACTTTTAGAAGCAAAAAGGATCTGCTGCACATTGCCATGTGGAACATCTTTCAGTGCATAAAAATCTTGGTCATGTGCCGGAATTTCAATGCCACTTTCCCAACGGGTAGAACCATAGAAGTTCAATGCACCAGGGTCGTTGAATACACCACCGTCAATGGTAAGATGATAATAATGAAACCCTTCATCCATTGGACCTTCCGTTGTACCGGTGAAGAATCCGTCAGCTCCCTTTACAAGCCTTGTTCCTCCGCTGCCACCTAAACCCAGACTCACACGGACACTATCCGCATCAGGGGCCTTAATTTTAAACCGTGCATACCCTTGAGAATTTACTTCTGGATACTCCTGACCCGGCTGATTGAGTGTTGAAGGCTTGAAATCTTCAGATATTCTATTCTGGGCCAAACAGGTCTGGCCTATTACTAAGAATATCGAAACAATAATTGCCTGTTTAAATTTCATTTTATAACATTTTAAATAGTGATCTTTTACTAAAAACTTAGCGTTTTATAATCTTGATTTTCTCAATTTTCTTTTACCTGAATAACAAGGGTGCAAAATGTAATAAATCATTTCTCCATACTGGCCATGTATGTCCGCCAGGGTATTCGTAGTAAATATGTCTAATTTTTAATTTATCTAATTTGCCGAGCATGATTTGCCCATTCTTGTAAGCGATATCTTCTGGTCCGCCTTCAGAAAACCAAAACAATTTTAGGTTGTTGTTGATCTTATCAGCGTTCTCTTTCATAAAAACATATTGTGCATCTGCAGTTTTATTCATCATCGGAGTTATCCACCCCGAACTAAATACACCGAGATAAGCGAACATATTTGTATTATAAATTCCTGTATAAAGTGTATGCATCCCCCCTAATGACAATCCCGCTAATGCACGACTACCCGCATTGGTCTCTGCTCGGAAATTTTTCTCTACAAATGGAATAATCGCCTGTTTCATCTCGCTTTCAAATAATTTCATTCCCAATTCTATCCCTTCAGGGTTAAAACCCCCTGCACCCATATTTGCATCTGGCATTACGATCAACATGGGTTTGGCTTTGCCATCGGCAATAAGATTATCTAATATCAAATTGGCTTTACCTTGTTTTGACCAACCTGTTTCATCTTCTCCGCCACCATGTAAAATATATAAAACGGGATATTTTTCGTTGACATTTTGATCATAGCCCGGCGGTGTATAAATGTACAATTGCCTCCAGGAATGGGTAACAGTAGAAAAATAATGTTCGATCCGGATATCTCCGTGTGGAACTTTAGCAAGCGCATAATAACGATCCCCCATAAAGGGAATTTCAATACCACTTGTCATCCGACCCATACCATAAAAAGTTTGGCTGGCAGGGTCCGCAACAGCTACACCATCTATCAACAAAGAATAATAATGAAAGCCTTCGCTAATGGAATCGGTGGTAAGATTCCAATAACCGCTTTTGTCTTTCACCATATCGTATTTTTTACCTAAGTCAATTTGTACACTTCGGGCATTCGGTGCTTTTAAATGAAATATCACACGATGATCAGCCAATATTTGCGGATATTCAGCGCCTCGCAGATTCGTCGAAGCTGGTGCACCTACAACCGGATATTTTGAAAAAGTAGAACTGTCCACCGGTTTAAAAATTAATTGAGAAAACATATATAGTCCATTCTTCCATACTTTGAATTCATGCACTCCCGGTTCGATGTAATATATATGCGGCACATTATTTTTAACCAAGTAAGCATGTGTTCTTTGGCTATAGCCAATCAACCCATCACTTGCACCGCAGGAAATCCATAACAGTTTTAATTCTTTTCTTGCCTTAGCCGGATCCGGCACTAATTCTTCCGGTGTTTTTGTATTGGGTGCTGCAGAGAAAGAACCTACCCAAGCAAATTTATCTAAATTCCCTAAACCAAAATTCAGTGACTGACCACCACCCATTGATAACCCGGCAATCGCGCGGTGCAATCTATCCGTATAAGTCGAATATTTTTTTTGAATATAAGGAATCAAATCTTTCAATAAATCTTGTTCAAAAATCGCGAAAGCCTTTATCTTGTCTGGAGCCATAATATTTCCGGAGGCTCTGTCGTCCTTCATTGCCCGTCCATTAGGCAACACAACAATCATAGGTGTGAGTTTTCCTTCAGCATATAAGTTATCCAAAATATTCTGTGGATGTCCGTTGTTTAGCCATTCGAATTCATCCCCGCCAATCCCATGTAATAAGTAAAGAACAGGGTATTTTTTATTGCTAGAATATCCGGGAGGCAAATAAACAAGTGCCCTTCGGGTGGTATCAACCGTTTTTGATTTATAATAAATTGTATCTATCTGACCATGCGGAATATCGTTTTGATACTGATCAAAACCCAACTGTGCCTGCTGTACAATTGCTTGAGCGCTTACTGTGACTACTGATAATAAAAAGCAGGCTGCAATAAAAAGGAAAGGAACTAGATATTTTGATTTTTTCATTCTAAAAATTCGTTATTGTTATTTAAAAAATTAGTGGACTAGTGGTTTAATAATGTGGTATCTCCCACTCAAATGCATCAAACTGAATAAGTATAATAAGCCATCATAATAGGGATCGAAATAACCATCACTATATGGCTTCAATCTGGCATTCCAAAGGGCATGAACAAAATCAAAACTATCCTTATGTATCATTTCTGTCGTAGCAATTGTTGACACTAAACCCAGTGAATGTCGAAGTTTTTTGAAACCACCAGCCTGTAAAATCTGTGCAGGTTCCGAGCCATCAATATTATATTGATCTTTAAAACTGTCCATACCCTTCGACTTAAAAAATATTTGAATTCGCTTCGCATAATTCAGCTGCCAGGATTTGTCTTTCCCAAACCAGTTATAATCCATTGCAATATTCATAGGCACACGCCATGAATCATAACGAAATGCAGGCTTCATCCCCCTTCCCAATGGCTCTCCCTCAAAATCTGTTATATCTGTATTAAGAGCAGTTGCAGAGCTGCAAGCTCTATGCAGAAACGCGCGAGCCGTATCTGCACATTCCTTATAAAATTGTGCATGACCATCCTTTGCATACAGTGCCCATACTTCAAAAAACGCAGGCAGTTGGTAAGAGGGGTCTGTATAATCATAATTGCCCCCTTCGGGTGTAAAACAGATTTGCTTATGTTGTGTATTGAGAAGATTAAAGATGCCGCCATCTGACCCGTCTTTCTTCCACATATTATCTAAAATAAAACGCGCCTCTTTATAATAATTGATACCTGTATTATTTCCCCAACGGTTAGATGCGAATAACAAGTCTGTTATAAAATACAATTCGCCATCAGAAGCCGTACCAGGTGAATTTTGTTTCATCGTCGCAGGATTAATGCTCCATGCAAAATAACCTTTGCGAGGGCCAGATGGATGTTGTAAATATTTTTTAGTCCATCTCCATATTTTGTCAAAAACGTTTTTCTTATTTAATTGAACTGCTATCATCATACCATAAGAAAGACCTTCCGTCCTTGCATCATGGTTTTTTATATCAGATACATAAGCCATCGAATCACCTACTTCAAAATAAATTTTCTTGGGGCCTTCAAATAAGCTCTGATAAACTTTATTCAGTTTTGCATCAATGGCTGCCTGGCTATAGCCTGCTTCACGGAAAAAATCCGGATACTTATTTGTGTAAAAA
The Arachidicoccus soli DNA segment above includes these coding regions:
- a CDS encoding esterase, which codes for MTRFFLVFFMVILCYIVSYGRSDNFELAAANRHGKQYPQENAEVQLGAGIAVPEAQKLQLKMGREQCDKVKNDNGLWIKSSFPLDKSFYSYQLNIDGVTVKGPGKLFFYGSCRWGTGIEIPARDQDLFALKEVSQNLVRENIYFSKLTNPRKSCFVHITHGNQKNIKILYPVLYLYHGSLEDETGRSRLRHANLILDNLSAARKSILMNILKDNSYAYKHHGNIADYKSSSRAIINLVVINETVPMIDDKFRTYANREHSVIAGHSIGPRPTMRFIKNNLFKCSSLDVYSGRSNHPDTDFINNTNFLERMLSDGATIKKQFHLLFLGLDTNELSPFAGSVGAFRNISDKKGIQYMLYQLSVTSHEWLT
- a CDS encoding alpha/beta hydrolase-fold protein; the encoded protein is MKFKQAIIVSIFLVIGQTCLAQNRISEDFKPSTLNQPGQEYPEVNSQGYARFKIKAPDADSVRVSLGLGGSGGTRLVKGADGFFTGTTEGPMDEGFHYYHLTIDGGVFNDPGALNFYGSTRWESGIEIPAHDQDFYALKDVPHGNVQQILFASKSTNTQRRAFVYTPPGYEKNKSKKYPVLYLQHGWGEDETAWSNQGHANLIMDNLIADGKTKPFIIVMTYGMTNELRWGHMKDFKIEPFQTVLVDELIPYVDTHFRTIADKDHRAMAGLSMGGMETHAITLNKPDVFSYYALLSGGIYTPEELKGKTKPKLIFISCGSRERPDGVKNAVTALKDAGYNAVSYVSENTAHEFLTWRRSLHELAPLLFRD
- a CDS encoding alpha/beta hydrolase-fold protein, whose translation is MKKSKYLVPFLFIAACFLLSVVTVSAQAIVQQAQLGFDQYQNDIPHGQIDTIYYKSKTVDTTRRALVYLPPGYSSNKKYPVLYLLHGIGGDEFEWLNNGHPQNILDNLYAEGKLTPMIVVLPNGRAMKDDRASGNIMAPDKIKAFAIFEQDLLKDLIPYIQKKYSTYTDRLHRAIAGLSMGGGQSLNFGLGNLDKFAWVGSFSAAPNTKTPEELVPDPAKARKELKLLWISCGASDGLIGYSQRTHAYLVKNNVPHIYYIEPGVHEFKVWKNGLYMFSQLIFKPVDSSTFSKYPVVGAPASTNLRGAEYPQILADHRVIFHLKAPNARSVQIDLGKKYDMVKDKSGYWNLTTDSISEGFHYYSLLIDGVAVADPASQTFYGMGRMTSGIEIPFMGDRYYALAKVPHGDIRIEHYFSTVTHSWRQLYIYTPPGYDQNVNEKYPVLYILHGGGEDETGWSKQGKANLILDNLIADGKAKPMLIVMPDANMGAGGFNPEGIELGMKLFESEMKQAIIPFVEKNFRAETNAGSRALAGLSLGGMHTLYTGIYNTNMFAYLGVFSSGWITPMMNKTADAQYVFMKENADKINNNLKLFWFSEGGPEDIAYKNGQIMLGKLDKLKIRHIYYEYPGGHTWPVWRNDLLHFAPLLFR
- a CDS encoding glycosyl hydrolase family 8 yields the protein MFLLKKILWNKNSFLLIICLCALCIGSLHAQKTSGAFYTNKYPDFFREAGYSQAAIDAKLNKVYQSLFEGPKKIYFEVGDSMAYVSDIKNHDARTEGLSYGMMIAVQLNKKNVFDKIWRWTKKYLQHPSGPRKGYFAWSINPATMKQNSPGTASDGELYFITDLLFASNRWGNNTGINYYKEARFILDNMWKKDGSDGGIFNLLNTQHKQICFTPEGGNYDYTDPSYQLPAFFEVWALYAKDGHAQFYKECADTARAFLHRACSSATALNTDITDFEGEPLGRGMKPAFRYDSWRVPMNIAMDYNWFGKDKSWQLNYAKRIQIFFKSKGMDSFKDQYNIDGSEPAQILQAGGFKKLRHSLGLVSTIATTEMIHKDSFDFVHALWNARLKPYSDGYFDPYYDGLLYLFSLMHLSGRYHIIKPLVH